A section of the Rhizobium sp. SSA_523 genome encodes:
- the recR gene encoding recombination mediator RecR, with the protein MAKRVTGPEIEKLIQLLAKVPGLGPRSARRAALHLIKKREQLMGPLSLALGEAYDKVKVCSRCGNVDTRDPCTVCTDERRDQSVIIVVEDVSDLWALERAGAMNAAYHVLGGTLSPLDGIGPDDLNIKSLIDRASEGGVREIILAVNATVEGQATAHYITDRLGDLPVKITRLAHGVPVGGELDYLDEGTLTAALRARTAI; encoded by the coding sequence ATGGCAAAACGCGTCACCGGTCCTGAAATCGAAAAACTCATCCAGCTGCTCGCCAAGGTGCCGGGGCTTGGCCCCCGCTCGGCCCGGCGCGCTGCGCTGCATCTGATCAAGAAGCGCGAACAGCTCATGGGACCCCTGTCCCTGGCGCTCGGCGAGGCCTATGACAAGGTCAAGGTGTGCTCGCGCTGCGGCAATGTCGATACGCGCGACCCCTGCACCGTCTGTACCGACGAGCGGCGGGACCAGTCCGTCATCATCGTCGTGGAGGATGTCTCCGACCTGTGGGCGCTCGAGCGGGCCGGCGCGATGAATGCCGCCTATCACGTTCTCGGCGGAACGCTCTCGCCGCTGGACGGCATCGGCCCGGACGACCTCAACATCAAGAGCCTGATCGATCGCGCCAGCGAAGGCGGCGTGCGGGAGATCATCCTTGCCGTCAACGCGACTGTCGAGGGACAGGCCACCGCCCATTACATTACCGATCGCCTGGGCGACCTGCCGGTCAAGATCACCCGCCTCGCGCATGGCGTACCCGTCGGCGGCGAACTTGATTACCTCGACGAAGGCACGCTGACTGCGGCGCTGCGCGCCCGCACCGCGATATAA
- a CDS encoding lytic murein transglycosylase → MAGLSLLPVPAFAAPSKSEVEAQFRSWIERDLAPEARKAGVSDAVIESAFRGISLNWTLPDLVPPGTAPPKERDQSQAEFSSPGAYFSEQRLQGLAATGRTLAKTHAATLRKIEQTYGVPGAIVVAIWGRESGYGRAKLPYSAIDVLATKAFMSTRKEMFRAELIDALRILQHGDVTPDRMKGSWAGALGQPQFMPSSYVRYAIDFDGDKRADIWDSVPDTLGSIAHYLSLKGWQRGRDWGFEVSIPAGVSCAQEGPDRAKPISGWASSGIARVNGRPFPDNEAGLSGMMLVPAGRHGPTFLVTPNFYVLKEYNNSDLYALFIGNLADRIAYGSGAFEAPWGSVGRMLRSDVLAMQKRLQAQGFDVGKADGLAGFKTRRSLGEWQARSGLSPTCFPDEGLKAKLK, encoded by the coding sequence ATGGCCGGCCTGAGCCTGCTGCCTGTGCCGGCCTTTGCCGCCCCCTCCAAGTCCGAAGTGGAGGCGCAATTCCGCTCCTGGATTGAGCGTGATCTTGCGCCGGAGGCGCGCAAGGCAGGTGTCTCGGACGCCGTCATCGAAAGTGCCTTCAGGGGCATCAGCCTGAACTGGACATTGCCGGATCTCGTGCCGCCCGGAACGGCCCCACCCAAGGAGCGGGACCAGAGCCAGGCGGAGTTCTCCTCGCCCGGGGCCTATTTTTCCGAGCAGCGCCTGCAGGGACTGGCTGCGACCGGCAGGACGCTTGCCAAGACGCATGCGGCGACGCTGCGGAAAATCGAGCAGACCTATGGCGTGCCCGGCGCGATCGTCGTGGCGATCTGGGGTCGCGAATCCGGCTATGGACGTGCCAAACTTCCCTATTCGGCCATCGATGTTCTGGCGACCAAGGCCTTCATGTCGACCCGCAAGGAGATGTTCCGCGCCGAGCTCATCGATGCGCTGCGCATTCTCCAGCACGGCGACGTGACGCCCGACCGGATGAAGGGGTCCTGGGCCGGCGCCCTTGGCCAGCCGCAGTTCATGCCGTCCAGCTATGTGCGCTACGCGATCGACTTCGACGGCGACAAGCGGGCCGATATCTGGGATTCCGTTCCCGATACATTGGGTTCGATCGCCCATTACCTCTCCCTGAAAGGCTGGCAGCGCGGGCGTGACTGGGGGTTCGAGGTCTCCATTCCCGCAGGCGTGTCCTGTGCGCAGGAAGGGCCGGATCGGGCCAAACCCATTTCCGGCTGGGCCTCGAGCGGCATTGCCCGCGTCAATGGCAGGCCGTTTCCTGATAATGAAGCCGGTCTCTCCGGCATGATGCTGGTACCTGCTGGGCGCCACGGGCCGACATTCCTCGTGACGCCGAACTTCTACGTCCTCAAAGAGTACAATAATTCCGATCTCTATGCACTGTTCATCGGCAACCTCGCTGATCGCATCGCTTATGGTTCAGGAGCTTTCGAGGCGCCCTGGGGATCGGTCGGCCGCATGCTGCGGTCGGACGTGCTGGCCATGCAGAAACGCCTGCAGGCCCAGGGCTTCGACGTGGGCAAGGCTGACGGACTGGCGGGCTTCAAGACGCGCCGCTCTCTGGGTGAATGGCAGGCGCGATCCGGCTTGTCGCCGACCTGTTTTCCCGATGAGGGCCTGAAGGCAAAGCTGAAGTGA
- a CDS encoding GNAT family N-acetyltransferase: MAQFRKATRDDIAAIVAMLADDALGHAREIVSEPVDKRYIDAFDAIEADKNQFLLVAEDETGEIAGCLQLSFLPGLSHRGMWRGQIESVRIASSQRGKGLGGDMIRFAIDTCRERGCGSVQLTSDKRRNDAHRFYENLGFQESHSGFKLSL; encoded by the coding sequence ATGGCTCAATTTCGTAAAGCCACCCGAGATGATATCGCCGCCATCGTGGCCATGCTGGCCGACGATGCGCTGGGCCATGCGCGCGAGATCGTCTCGGAGCCGGTGGACAAGCGCTATATCGATGCCTTCGACGCGATCGAGGCAGACAAGAACCAGTTTCTGCTGGTCGCCGAAGACGAGACGGGCGAGATTGCCGGCTGCCTGCAGCTGAGTTTCCTGCCTGGCCTTTCGCACAGGGGCATGTGGCGCGGCCAGATCGAAAGCGTTCGCATTGCCAGCAGTCAGCGGGGCAAGGGCCTCGGCGGCGACATGATCCGCTTTGCGATCGACACCTGCCGGGAGCGCGGTTGCGGCTCCGTTCAGCTGACATCGGACAAGCGCAGGAATGATGCGCATCGCTTCTACGAAAACCTCGGCTTCCAGGAGAGCCATTCCGGTTTCAAGCTATCGCTCTGA
- a CDS encoding MFS transporter: MPERVSSLAPFGHHTFRTIWIASIASNFGGLIQAVGAAWMMTAISSSENMVALVQSSTALPIMLFSLLAGALADNFDRRSIMLCAQGFMLTVSILLTAFAFFGLLNPWLLLSFTFLIGCGTALNNPSWQASVGDMVPRPLLPAAVTLNSVGFNITRSLGPAIGGAIVAALGAAAAFAVNSLSYLALIFALLRWRPDAPTSKLPRETLVRALSAGFGYVAMSPKLINVLFRSALFGLAASAILALLPLVARDLVQGGPLTYGFMLGAFGIGAVGGAVLNARLREILSSEMIVRLSFTGFAASAVVAALSTSIWLTCLILLIPGACWVLALSLFNTTVQLSTPRWVVGRALSFYQTAAFGGIAVGSWIWGSLAEDHGVAVSLLFSSLAMVFGAAVGWKFALPSLETLNLDPVNTFREPSLRLDLQPRSGPIVLLVDYIIREENVPEFLALMSERRRIRIRDGARQWALLRDLQNPDVWTETYHTATWADYVRHNQRRTQVDSEVWSRIRELHAGPEGPKVHRMIERQAIPPRDASDDIFHKASLDLHH; encoded by the coding sequence GTGCCCGAGCGGGTTTCTTCTCTGGCGCCTTTCGGCCATCACACATTCCGGACCATATGGATCGCCAGCATCGCCTCGAATTTCGGCGGGCTCATCCAGGCCGTTGGCGCTGCCTGGATGATGACGGCCATCTCCAGCTCGGAAAACATGGTCGCCTTGGTGCAATCCTCGACCGCGCTGCCAATCATGCTGTTCTCGCTTCTGGCCGGAGCGCTCGCCGATAATTTCGACCGGCGCAGCATCATGCTCTGCGCCCAGGGCTTCATGCTGACGGTCTCGATTCTCCTGACCGCTTTCGCCTTTTTCGGCTTGCTAAACCCCTGGCTGCTTCTGAGCTTTACCTTCCTGATCGGCTGCGGCACGGCGCTCAACAATCCGTCCTGGCAGGCCTCGGTCGGCGATATGGTGCCGCGGCCGCTGCTTCCCGCCGCCGTCACGCTCAACAGCGTCGGCTTCAACATCACGCGCAGCCTTGGGCCCGCGATCGGTGGAGCCATCGTGGCGGCCCTCGGCGCCGCTGCAGCTTTTGCGGTCAATTCGCTCAGCTATCTGGCGCTCATCTTCGCTCTCTTGCGCTGGCGTCCCGACGCGCCGACCAGCAAACTGCCGCGCGAAACGCTGGTCCGCGCTCTTTCGGCCGGCTTCGGCTATGTCGCGATGTCGCCGAAGCTTATCAATGTCCTGTTCCGATCGGCGCTGTTCGGGCTCGCCGCCAGCGCCATCCTGGCGCTCCTGCCACTCGTGGCGCGAGACCTGGTGCAAGGCGGCCCCCTCACCTACGGCTTCATGCTCGGTGCCTTCGGCATTGGTGCCGTGGGCGGCGCGGTTCTCAATGCGCGCCTGCGCGAGATCTTGTCCAGCGAGATGATCGTGCGGCTTTCCTTCACCGGGTTCGCCGCCAGCGCCGTGGTCGCCGCTCTGTCCACCTCCATCTGGCTGACCTGTCTCATCCTGCTGATCCCCGGCGCCTGCTGGGTCCTGGCGCTGTCGCTGTTCAACACGACCGTGCAATTGTCGACGCCGCGATGGGTCGTGGGCCGGGCCCTATCCTTCTATCAGACCGCCGCATTCGGCGGGATTGCGGTGGGGAGCTGGATCTGGGGCTCGCTCGCCGAAGATCACGGTGTCGCGGTGTCTCTGCTCTTTTCCAGTCTCGCAATGGTCTTCGGTGCGGCGGTCGGATGGAAATTCGCCTTGCCCTCGCTGGAAACCCTGAACCTCGATCCGGTCAACACCTTCCGCGAGCCCTCCTTGCGCCTCGATCTCCAGCCCAGGAGCGGACCGATCGTTCTCCTGGTCGATTACATCATCCGCGAGGAGAATGTTCCGGAATTCCTCGCCCTGATGTCGGAGCGCCGGCGCATCCGCATTCGCGACGGCGCGCGGCAATGGGCCCTGCTGCGCGACCTGCAGAATCCCGATGTCTGGACAGAAACCTATCACACGGCGACCTGGGCCGATTACGTGCGCCACAACCAGCGCCGGACTCAGGTGGATTCCGAAGTCTGGAGCCGGATCCGCGAGCTGCATGCCGGCCCCGAAGGGCCGAAGGTTCACCGCATGATCGAGCGCCAGGCCATCCCGCCGCGCGATGCCAGCGACGACATCTTCCACAAAGCCTCCCTCGACCTTCACCACTGA
- the rimP gene encoding ribosome maturation factor RimP, with translation MQDSQKEPRLIVETGLDLRIAEIIEPTLEAMDYRLVRVRLLNQNGLTLQIMCERSDGTMTVEDCEAVSMAVSPVLDVEDPVDKAYHLEVSSPGIDRPMVRKSDFVRWVGHLVKCETSVLLDGRKRFRGKIATTDENGFTLERDQAAYGEEPKVIVPYAALAEAKLILTDDLIRDALRADKLAKTQAANQNGEDDED, from the coding sequence ATGCAAGACAGCCAGAAGGAACCGCGTCTCATCGTCGAGACGGGTCTCGACCTCAGGATCGCGGAAATCATCGAGCCGACGCTGGAGGCGATGGATTATCGCCTCGTCCGGGTGCGGCTTCTCAATCAGAACGGCCTCACGCTGCAGATCATGTGCGAGCGTTCGGACGGCACCATGACGGTCGAGGACTGCGAAGCCGTATCCATGGCGGTTTCTCCCGTCCTGGATGTGGAAGATCCGGTCGATAAGGCGTATCATCTGGAAGTGTCGTCGCCCGGCATCGATCGTCCCATGGTGCGCAAATCCGATTTCGTGCGATGGGTCGGGCATCTGGTCAAGTGCGAAACCTCGGTCCTCCTGGATGGGCGCAAGCGCTTCCGCGGCAAGATCGCGACGACCGACGAAAACGGTTTCACGCTTGAACGCGATCAGGCTGCCTATGGCGAAGAGCCGAAAGTGATTGTCCCTTACGCCGCATTGGCGGAGGCGAAGCTGATCCTGACGGATGATCTCATCCGTGATGCGCTGCGGGCGGACAAGCTGGCGAAGACCCAGGCCGCCAACCAGAACGGCGAAGACGACGAAGACTAA